One Cucumis sativus cultivar 9930 chromosome 1, Cucumber_9930_V3, whole genome shotgun sequence DNA segment encodes these proteins:
- the LOC101216174 gene encoding 2-oxoisovalerate dehydrogenase subunit beta 1, mitochondrial, producing MASVLRRSQTVLNSLCRRQFSASPDGNLTTHAGKSMNLYSAINQALHIALETDPRAYVFGEDVGFGGVFRCTTGLADRYGKDRVFNTPLCEQGIVGFGIGLAAMGNRAIAEIQFADYIYPAFDQIVNEAAKFRYRSGNQFNCGGLTIRAPYGAVGHGGHYHSQSPEAFFCHVPGIKVVIPRSPYQAKGLLLSCIRDENPVVFFEPKWLYRLAVEEVPEDDFMLPLSQADVIREGSDITLVGWGAQLSVMEQACIDAEKEGISCELIDLRTLLPWDKETVEASVRKTGRLLISHEAPVTGGFGAEISASIVERCFLRLEAPISRVCGLDTPFPLVFEPFYMPTKNKILDAIKATVKY from the exons ATGGCATCTGTGCTTAGGAGATCGCAAACAGTGTTGAATTCCCTTTGTAGGAGGCAATTTTCTGCTTCCCCAGATGGAAATCTTACGACCCATGCTGGAAAATCTATGAATCTTTATTCTGCTATCAACCAAGCACTTCATATTGCCCTTGAAACTGATCCTCG TGCTTATGTGTTTGGAGAAGATGTGGGCTTTGGTGGGGTCTTCCGGTGCACAACTGGATTGGCAGATCGATACGGGAAAGATCGAGTTTTCAATACCCCTCTTTGTGAGCAG GGTATTGTTGGTTTTGGCATTGGTCTGGCAGCAATG GGAAATAGAGCCATAGCAGAAATTCAGTTTGCAGATTACATATATCCAGCTTTTGATCAG ATTGTTAATGAAGCTGCAAAGTTCAGATATCGTAGCGGAAATCAGTTCAATTGTGGTG GTTTAACAATTAGAGCACCATATGGAGCGGTTGGCCATGGTGGTCATTATCACTCACAATCTCCTGAAGCTTTCTTTTGTCATGTTCCTGGTATCAAA GTCGTCATCCCTCGAAGCCCATACCAAGCCAAAGGATTGCTACTTTCATGCATTCGTGATGAAAACCCCGTTGTATTTTTTGAGCCCAag TGGCTTTACCGTTTGGCAGTTGAAGAAGTTCCGGAGGATGACTTCATGTTGCCTCTATCACAAGCTGAC GTGATCCGAGAAGGCAGCGATATTACATTGGTTGGTTGGGGAGCGCAGCTCTCTGTTATGGAACAAGCCTGTATTGATGCTGAAAAA GAAGGAATTTCCTGTGAACTTATAGACCTGAGAACTCTATTACCTTGGGATAAGGAAACGGTAGAGGCCTCAGTTAGGAAGACTGGAAGACTTCTT ATTAGCCATGAAGCTCCGGTTACCGGAGGCTTTGGTGCTGAAATATCTGCTTCCATTGTTGAGCGCTGCTTCTTACGG TTGGAGGCTCCTATTTCTAGAGTTTGTGGATTGGACACTCCCTTCCCTCTTGTGTTTGAACCTTTCTACATGCCTACTAAGAACAAA ATATTGGATGCCATTAAAGCAACTGTAAAGTATTAG
- the LOC101216807 gene encoding TATA-box-binding protein, translating into MADQGLEGAQPVDLKKHPSGIVPTLQNIVSTVNLDCKLDLKAIALQARNAEYNPKRFAAVIMRIREPKTTALIFASGKMVCTGAKSEQQSKLAARKYARIIQKLGFPAKFKDFKIQNIVGSCDVKFPIRLEGLAYSHGAFSSYEPELFPGLIYRMKQPKIVLLIFVSGKIVLTGAKVREETYTAFENIYPVLTEFRKNQQ; encoded by the exons ATGGCAGATCAAGGCTTGGAAGGAGCCCAACCTGTTGATCTTAAAAAGCATCCTTCTGGGATTGTACCTACTCTTCA GAACATTGTGTCAACAGTGAATCTAGACTGCAAGTTGGATCTGAAGGCCATTGCTCTACAAGCTCGCAATGCTGAATATAATCCCAAG CGTTTTGCTGCTGTTATCATGAGAATAAGGGAGCCAAAAACCACAGCATTGATATTTGCATCGGGAAAGATG GTCTGTACTGGAGCTAAGAGTGAACAACAATCCAAATTAGCTGCAAGAAAG TATGCCCGTATTATCCAAAAACTTGGTTTTCCTGCTAAATTTAAG GATTTTAAGATTCAGAATATTGTTGGCTCGTGTGATGTTAAGTTCCCAATAAGGCTTGAGGGTCTTGCCTATTCCCACGGAGCCTTTTCAAGT tacGAACCAGAGTTATTTCCTGGATTGATATATCGGATGAAACAACCAAAGATTgttcttctcatttttgtcTCAGGCAAAATAGTTCTAACTGGGGCTAAG GTGAGAGAGGAAACATATACGGCTTTTGAGAACATATACCCCGTGCTTACAGAGTTCAGGAAAAACCAGCAATG A